In one Symbiobacterium terraclitae genomic region, the following are encoded:
- a CDS encoding xanthine dehydrogenase family protein molybdopterin-binding subunit, whose translation MPFVKTRVEIEGHVSEIIVEVPENEVEPWRPDEKLRIVGQRIPRIEGVARVTGKAVYTTDVQLPGMLWCKILRSPYPHAEIVEIDTTEAEKIPGVVAVIHHGNTDPITVSGQGLVFNPVLRYVGAEVAAVAAVSEHVARDAVAAIRVTYKPLPFVLDPEKALEPDAPQVHPDGKVLGGGPRIIERGDVAQGEREADVVVEETFRMPAVHHCCMEPHGCVAVWDTDDTLTMYDSTQSVTNVQSGLAGAFGLPRSKVRVLREYMGGGFGSKTGLEKYHVITALLARKTRQPVKLTLERWEEIVTTGHRPYTVQKIRAGCKRDGTLTFIDLKAYVSAGAEGGRFALNSGIPAREMYLCPNVRTEEYAVYTNHMTNTAMRGPGNKEGMAPLEAVMDRLAYAIGMDPIEFRKKNDTPWGDQVAKVPYSSKGLSQAYDLGAKAIGWAEKRRKVPGSDPGPVKRGIGVGSLIWGAGGGPPSAANVIINTDGSIILQSAFNDIGEGATTAMAMVCAEELHVPLSLIQVRNGDTALGVFDNGTFGSRLTPSLTPAIRNAAADARRQVLQAVSELMDRDVNDLYMEEGVIRSRTDPSFAEPLANVARRFTHAVVGGGFRGPNPSDYRVTAFGAQFAEVEVDTRTGQVRVLKLVAAHDCGRAINPFLVEGQIHGGLALGRGYAMSEERVIDPNTGVVVTCNYTDYKLPTAIDMPEQVPIIVPQIDEHSNNTNTKGMAEPPGIPTAAAIVNAIYNATGVVVTELPLTAARVLRALRAAGK comes from the coding sequence ATGCCGTTCGTCAAGACCCGCGTGGAGATCGAGGGGCACGTCAGCGAGATCATCGTCGAGGTGCCCGAGAACGAAGTAGAGCCATGGCGGCCTGACGAGAAGCTGCGCATCGTCGGCCAGCGCATCCCCCGCATCGAGGGAGTCGCCAGGGTGACGGGCAAGGCCGTCTACACCACCGACGTGCAGCTGCCCGGCATGCTCTGGTGCAAGATCCTCCGCTCCCCCTACCCCCACGCCGAGATCGTGGAGATCGACACCACGGAGGCCGAGAAGATCCCCGGCGTGGTGGCCGTCATCCACCACGGCAACACCGACCCGATCACCGTGTCCGGCCAGGGGCTGGTCTTCAACCCGGTCCTGCGGTACGTGGGTGCCGAGGTGGCGGCCGTGGCGGCGGTCAGCGAGCACGTGGCCCGCGACGCCGTCGCTGCGATCCGGGTGACCTACAAGCCGCTCCCCTTCGTCCTGGACCCCGAGAAGGCCCTGGAGCCCGACGCCCCGCAGGTCCACCCCGACGGCAAGGTGCTGGGCGGCGGGCCGCGCATCATCGAGCGGGGCGACGTCGCCCAGGGGGAGCGGGAGGCCGACGTCGTCGTCGAGGAGACCTTCCGCATGCCGGCCGTCCACCACTGCTGCATGGAGCCCCACGGCTGCGTGGCCGTGTGGGATACCGACGACACGCTCACGATGTACGACTCCACCCAGTCGGTGACCAACGTCCAGTCCGGCCTCGCCGGCGCCTTCGGCCTGCCCCGCTCCAAGGTGCGGGTGCTCCGGGAGTACATGGGCGGCGGCTTCGGCTCCAAGACCGGTCTGGAGAAGTACCACGTGATCACCGCGCTGCTGGCCCGCAAGACCCGCCAGCCGGTGAAGCTCACCCTCGAGCGGTGGGAGGAGATCGTCACCACCGGGCACCGGCCTTACACCGTGCAGAAGATCCGGGCGGGCTGCAAGCGGGACGGCACGCTGACCTTCATCGACCTGAAGGCCTACGTCAGCGCCGGCGCAGAGGGCGGCCGCTTCGCCCTGAACTCGGGCATCCCCGCCCGCGAGATGTACCTCTGCCCCAACGTGCGCACCGAGGAGTACGCCGTCTACACCAACCACATGACCAACACCGCCATGCGCGGCCCGGGCAACAAGGAGGGCATGGCGCCGCTGGAGGCGGTGATGGACCGGCTGGCCTACGCCATCGGCATGGACCCCATCGAGTTCCGCAAGAAGAACGACACGCCCTGGGGCGACCAGGTGGCGAAGGTCCCGTACTCCAGCAAGGGGCTGAGCCAGGCCTACGACCTGGGCGCCAAGGCCATCGGCTGGGCCGAGAAGCGGCGGAAGGTCCCCGGTTCGGACCCCGGACCCGTCAAGCGGGGCATCGGCGTGGGCTCGCTCATCTGGGGCGCCGGCGGCGGGCCGCCCTCGGCGGCCAACGTGATCATCAACACCGACGGCTCCATCATCCTGCAGTCGGCCTTCAACGACATCGGCGAGGGCGCCACCACCGCCATGGCGATGGTCTGCGCCGAGGAGCTGCACGTACCGCTCTCGCTCATCCAGGTACGCAACGGCGACACCGCCCTGGGCGTGTTCGACAACGGCACCTTCGGCAGCCGGCTCACCCCCTCCCTCACCCCCGCCATCCGCAACGCCGCGGCCGACGCCCGCCGGCAGGTACTCCAGGCGGTCAGCGAGCTGATGGACCGCGACGTGAACGACCTCTACATGGAGGAGGGCGTGATCCGGTCCCGCACCGACCCCAGCTTCGCCGAGCCGCTGGCCAACGTCGCCAGACGGTTCACCCACGCCGTGGTCGGCGGGGGCTTCCGCGGCCCCAACCCCAGCGACTACCGGGTGACGGCCTTCGGGGCCCAGTTCGCCGAGGTGGAGGTGGACACCCGCACCGGGCAGGTTCGCGTACTGAAGCTGGTGGCGGCCCACGACTGCGGCCGGGCGATCAACCCGTTCCTGGTGGAGGGGCAGATCCACGGCGGCCTGGCCCTGGGCCGGGGCTACGCCATGAGCGAGGAGCGGGTGATCGACCCCAACACCGGTGTGGTGGTCACCTGCAACTACACCGATTACAAGCTGCCCACGGCCATTGACATGCCCGAGCAGGTGCCCATCATCGTGCCGCAGATCGACGAGCACTCCAACAACACCAACACCAAGGGCATGGCGGAGCCGCCGGGCATCCCCACCGCCGCCGCGATCGTCAACGCCATCTACAACGCCACGGGCGTGGTGGTGACCGAGCTGCCGCTCACCGCAGCGCGCGTGCTTCGTGCCCTGCGGGCGGCCGGAAAGTGA
- a CDS encoding (2Fe-2S)-binding protein, with the protein MRQQQRPPRIARRTLLKAVGTAAAASGLLGGVRIRRRGRLSGQALAAELPPAARGYRPAVMQAVTLTVNGQQYTVEVDTRDTLANLLRERLHLTGTHVTCDRGECGACTVVVDGRAVYSCSVLAVQMQGKEVLTVEGLAKGDQLDPIQQAFIECDGFQCGYCTAGQIMSIKACLMRQPDPTEADIRNAVAGNICRCGAYPGIIAAGLQAAKAQRQGG; encoded by the coding sequence ATGCGTCAGCAACAGCGGCCGCCGCGGATCGCCAGGCGCACGCTCCTGAAGGCGGTCGGCACGGCGGCGGCGGCGTCCGGCCTGCTGGGCGGGGTGCGGATCCGGCGCCGGGGCCGGCTGTCGGGGCAGGCGCTGGCGGCGGAGCTGCCGCCTGCGGCCCGAGGGTACCGCCCGGCGGTGATGCAGGCCGTCACGCTCACCGTCAACGGGCAGCAGTACACGGTGGAGGTCGACACCCGCGATACCCTCGCCAACCTGCTCCGGGAGCGGCTTCACCTCACCGGCACGCACGTGACGTGCGACCGGGGCGAGTGCGGCGCCTGCACCGTGGTGGTGGACGGCCGGGCCGTCTACAGCTGCTCCGTGCTGGCGGTGCAGATGCAGGGCAAGGAGGTCCTCACCGTCGAGGGGCTGGCGAAGGGGGATCAGCTGGACCCGATCCAGCAGGCGTTCATCGAGTGCGACGGCTTCCAGTGCGGCTACTGCACGGCCGGCCAGATCATGTCCATCAAGGCGTGTCTGATGCGGCAGCCCGACCCCACGGAGGCGGACATCCGGAACGCGGTGGCGGGCAACATCTGCCGCTGCGGCGCCTACCCGGGCATCATCGCGGCCGGACTGCAGGCGGCGAAGGCGCAGCGCCAGGGGGGGTGA